One Gossypium raimondii isolate GPD5lz chromosome 3, ASM2569854v1, whole genome shotgun sequence genomic window carries:
- the LOC105794773 gene encoding LOW QUALITY PROTEIN: uncharacterized protein LOC105794773 (The sequence of the model RefSeq protein was modified relative to this genomic sequence to represent the inferred CDS: inserted 1 base in 1 codon; substituted 1 base at 1 genomic stop codon): MPAVPTLYMSKTTMREWRMCDEEFQPYFMLGDLWESFKECSAYGAGVPLILNCLDSVVQYYVPYLSGIRIYADSLKRSTKASRQQGEDSDSDFRDSCSDGSSDCEPERGSNPFREKRNHCMTSEMSPRMDRLSMGDQQIFQEDLSSNDDGESVNSQNCFIFEXFEQDPPCSREPLADKIVYLAFQFPELKTXKSCDLLSSSWISMAWYPIYRIPTGPTLKDLDACFLTYHFLHTPVGGGQSAQGPVVTGLNNMDGGLKMQLPVFGLASYKFLVDT, translated from the exons ATGCCTGCTGTCCCTACTCTTTATATGTCTAAG ACAACGATGAGAGAGTGGCGGATGTGCGACGAGGAATTTCAGCCATATTTCATGTTAGGTGATTTATGGGAGTCATTCAAAGAGTGTAGTGCATATGGAGCAGGAGTCCCGCTAATTTTGAATTGCCTTGATTCTGTTGTCCAGTATTATGTACCTTATTTATCCGGTATTCGAATTTACGCTGATTCCTTGAAGCGCTCTACCAAGGCATCAAG GCAACAAGGTGAGGACAGTGATAGTGACTTTAGGGACTCCTGCAGTGATGGTAGTAGCGATTGTGAACCTGAAAGAGGATCAAACCCTTTTAGAGAAAAAAGGAATCACTGCATGACAAGTGAGATGTCTCCTAGGATGGATAGATTGTCCATGGGAGATCAGCAGATATTTCAAGAAGACTTATCTAGCAATGACGACGGTGAATCTGTCAATtctcaaaattgttttatttttgagtaatttgaaCAAGACCCTCCATGCAGCCGAGAACCTTTAGCTGACAAG ATTGTATATCTGGCCTTCCAGTTCCCTGAACTGAAGA TAAAAAGCTGTGATTTACTATCTTCCAGCTGGATTTCGATGGCAtg GTATCCAATTTACAGAATACCCACTGGACCTACGTTAAAAGATCTAGATGCTTGCTTTCTGACTTACCATTTTCTTCATACACCAGTAGGAG gtGGACAAAGTGCTCAGGGACCGGTTGTAACAGGTCTCAATAACATGGATGGTGGTCTGAAGATGCAATTGCCTGTTTTTGGTCTTGCGTCATACAAGTTCCTTGTGGACACCTAA